In a single window of the Paenibacillus sp. MMS20-IR301 genome:
- a CDS encoding molybdenum cofactor biosynthesis protein B yields the protein MRMSSVEEHRREAPDSVACYVITVSDTRTTETDTGGPLIQSMLEAAGYTVIGRTIVKDDYEEIRELVYKSSVHSGIEAVLLTGGTGISPRDTTYEAVASLLDKSLPGFGEIFRLLSFTEDIGSAAILSRAIAGTIGTTAVFSMPGSTGAIKLAMERLIVPELRHVMREIYKRS from the coding sequence ATCCGCATGTCATCAGTAGAGGAACACCGGCGTGAAGCCCCTGATTCCGTTGCCTGCTATGTCATTACCGTCTCAGATACCCGGACCACGGAGACCGATACCGGAGGTCCGCTGATTCAGAGCATGCTAGAAGCCGCAGGGTATACCGTGATAGGCCGTACGATCGTCAAGGATGATTATGAGGAGATCCGCGAGCTGGTCTATAAAAGCTCTGTTCATTCCGGCATTGAAGCCGTCCTGCTGACCGGAGGAACAGGCATTTCCCCCCGCGATACCACTTATGAAGCGGTTGCTTCCCTGCTCGACAAGTCGCTGCCGGGCTTTGGGGAGATATTCCGGCTGCTCAGCTTCACTGAGGATATAGGCTCCGCTGCCATACTCAGCCGGGCTATTGCCGGTACAATCGGTACTACAGCCGTCTTCTCAATGCCAGGGTCCACCGGAGCCATTAAGCTGGCCATGGAACGGCTGATTGTGCCCGAGCTGCGTCATGTGATGCGGGAAATTTACAAACGCTCCTGA
- a CDS encoding ABC transporter transmembrane domain-containing protein: MFSVLRDLGWFFRREKRRYAIGLVLLIVVGILELLPPRLLGNAIDDIVSGAITAGSLMKYIGLIVFMLLTIYWITYIWMHKLFGGSNLVERLLRSRFMNHLMTMTPAFFERNRTGDLMARATNDIRAVSATVGFGMLTLVDSTVYLTVVLFAMGFLVSWKLTLAAVIPLPLIAIAMIYYGKAIHDRYSLAQDAFGDMNDQVLESVSGIRVIRAYVQERLDEKRFSDITDDVYRKNMAVARVDAFFEPTIRFCVGLSYIIALTYGIYLVFRNQITLGDLVSFNMYLGMIVWPMFAIGELINIMQRGGASLERIDETLNAKPDVADMPHPTPVAGPSSIELKNVTFRYPTSAIDNLSGVSLSLSQGQTLGVVGRTGSGKSTLLKQLLHEYPTGQGEILISGVPINQIALDQLHSWMGYVPQEQILFSKSVRENIQFGHAGASDELIMQAITAAAFQNDLGTLSDGLDTTVGERGVSLSGGQKQRVSISRAFISNPDILILDDALSAVDARTEAKIIENIREERSGKTTLISTHRLSAIEHADLIVVLDGGHITERGTHQELLELGGWYREQFERQQVENNLTND, translated from the coding sequence TTGTTCTCCGTTCTCCGCGATCTCGGCTGGTTCTTCCGCCGGGAAAAAAGGCGCTATGCGATAGGCCTTGTACTGTTAATTGTGGTAGGTATACTTGAACTTCTGCCTCCACGTCTCCTGGGCAACGCTATTGACGATATTGTCAGCGGTGCCATTACCGCAGGCTCCTTAATGAAATATATCGGCTTGATCGTATTTATGCTGCTGACTATTTACTGGATCACCTACATATGGATGCACAAGCTGTTCGGGGGCTCCAACCTGGTAGAACGCCTGCTCCGCTCACGCTTCATGAACCATCTAATGACTATGACGCCTGCCTTCTTCGAGCGCAACCGTACAGGTGATCTGATGGCCCGTGCCACCAATGATATCCGCGCGGTCTCGGCAACTGTAGGTTTTGGTATGCTTACCCTTGTCGATTCTACAGTCTATCTGACCGTCGTACTGTTCGCAATGGGCTTCCTGGTCAGCTGGAAGCTGACCCTGGCTGCAGTAATTCCGCTGCCGCTGATCGCAATCGCCATGATCTATTACGGCAAAGCCATTCATGACCGCTACAGCCTGGCACAGGATGCCTTCGGCGACATGAACGACCAGGTGCTTGAATCAGTATCCGGCATACGCGTTATCCGTGCTTATGTGCAGGAACGGCTGGATGAGAAACGTTTCTCTGACATTACCGATGATGTGTACCGCAAAAACATGGCTGTTGCCCGGGTGGATGCATTTTTCGAGCCGACGATCCGCTTCTGTGTGGGGCTGAGCTACATTATTGCCCTGACTTACGGGATCTATCTGGTCTTCCGCAATCAAATTACACTTGGAGATCTTGTCTCCTTCAATATGTACCTCGGTATGATTGTCTGGCCGATGTTCGCGATCGGTGAGCTGATCAATATTATGCAGCGCGGCGGCGCCTCGCTGGAGCGGATTGATGAGACACTGAATGCGAAGCCTGATGTAGCGGATATGCCGCATCCGACTCCGGTAGCCGGACCTTCTTCGATTGAGCTGAAGAATGTAACCTTCCGCTATCCGACCTCAGCCATCGATAACCTGAGCGGTGTCAGCCTGTCCCTGTCCCAGGGCCAGACGCTGGGTGTTGTCGGCCGGACCGGCAGCGGTAAATCGACCCTGCTGAAGCAGCTGCTCCATGAATACCCGACCGGACAAGGTGAAATTCTGATCTCCGGCGTTCCGATTAACCAGATTGCCCTGGATCAGTTACACAGCTGGATGGGGTATGTGCCGCAGGAGCAGATTCTCTTCTCCAAATCGGTTCGTGAAAATATCCAGTTCGGCCATGCCGGAGCCAGCGATGAACTTATTATGCAGGCGATTACGGCAGCTGCGTTCCAGAATGACCTGGGCACCCTCTCCGACGGGCTGGACACCACGGTCGGCGAACGCGGGGTTTCCCTCTCCGGCGGCCAGAAGCAGCGGGTCTCCATCTCCCGGGCATTCATCTCAAATCCTGACATTCTTATTCTGGACGATGCCTTGTCTGCAGTAGACGCCCGTACGGAAGCGAAGATTATCGAGAATATCCGTGAAGAGCGCAGCGGTAAAACCACACTGATCTCCACCCACCGCCTCTCGGCCATTGAACATGCCGACCTGATTGTGGTGCTTGACGGCGGCCATATTACTGAGCGGGGTACCCATCAGGAGCTGCTGGAGCTGGGCGGCTGGTACCGCGAGCAGTTTGAACGCCAGCAGGTGGAGAACAATCTGACGAACGACTAA
- a CDS encoding DNA glycosylase AlkZ-like family protein: MVSYNLSKRQARSFLLRHQRLVPGGLSEGKNGIYEFVRHVGCIQYDPLNITGHNHELVLQARLPGFLPEMAAELLYKDRLLFDGWDKNMSIYCTEDWPYFQRRREAAALRYQNNEAMSAMAAHVREELMSRGPLSSLDLESKEKIDWAWAPARLSRAAMESMYFWGELSIHHRVHTRRYYDFTANLLPEELLRTSDPNVTEEQHHDWYVLRRIGSIGLQWNKSGDGWLGISGMKSKERTAAVQRLLQRDLLREVQVEGLKLPLYVRTADTPVLEALLQEDAGSGDEAKLVSSPDYNSPPEPPAFAAVLAPLDNLLWDRELIRQLFGFHYRWEVYKPVQEREYGYYVLPLLYDGRFIARLEPVMNRKSGVLTIVRWWWEPEASLTAAMLSALTRALTSLARTTGAASIRFDAGTVTSCGLQELEAVFLPDLQQP; encoded by the coding sequence TTGGTTAGCTATAACCTGAGCAAACGGCAAGCCCGGTCATTCCTGCTGCGCCACCAGCGCCTGGTACCCGGCGGATTGTCCGAAGGCAAGAATGGCATATACGAATTCGTCCGTCATGTAGGCTGTATCCAGTATGACCCGCTGAATATCACCGGACATAATCATGAGCTTGTGCTGCAGGCCAGACTGCCGGGCTTCCTGCCGGAAATGGCTGCTGAGCTACTCTATAAGGACAGGCTGCTGTTCGATGGCTGGGACAAGAATATGTCCATCTACTGCACCGAAGACTGGCCTTATTTCCAGCGGCGGCGGGAAGCGGCGGCCCTCCGGTATCAGAACAATGAAGCGATGTCCGCTATGGCAGCCCATGTGCGGGAGGAGCTGATGAGCCGCGGCCCGCTCTCGTCACTTGATCTGGAGAGCAAGGAGAAGATCGACTGGGCCTGGGCTCCGGCCAGACTGTCCCGGGCAGCGATGGAGAGTATGTATTTCTGGGGAGAGCTCTCGATCCATCACAGGGTCCATACCCGGCGGTATTATGACTTTACAGCGAATCTGCTGCCGGAGGAGCTTCTGCGCACAAGCGATCCAAACGTGACGGAAGAGCAGCATCACGACTGGTATGTTCTGCGGCGGATCGGCAGCATCGGGCTGCAGTGGAACAAGTCGGGTGACGGCTGGCTGGGAATCTCCGGAATGAAGAGCAAGGAACGCACAGCCGCTGTTCAGCGCCTGCTGCAGAGGGACCTGCTGCGGGAGGTTCAGGTAGAAGGACTTAAGCTGCCGCTGTATGTACGGACTGCGGACACTCCCGTGCTTGAAGCGTTGCTGCAGGAGGACGCCGGCAGTGGTGATGAGGCGAAGCTGGTTTCTTCCCCGGATTATAACTCACCCCCGGAGCCTCCAGCCTTCGCTGCCGTGCTGGCCCCGCTCGATAACCTGCTGTGGGACCGGGAGCTAATCCGCCAGCTGTTCGGCTTTCATTACCGCTGGGAGGTATACAAGCCGGTGCAGGAACGGGAGTATGGCTATTATGTGCTCCCGCTTCTGTATGACGGCCGCTTTATCGCCCGGCTGGAGCCGGTTATGAACCGGAAGAGCGGTGTTCTCACGATTGTCCGCTGGTGGTGGGAGCCGGAAGCGAGCCTGACCGCTGCAATGCTGTCCGCGCTTACCCGGGCGCTTACCTCGCTTGCCCGGACAACAGGAGCAGCCAGCATCCGGTTTGACGCTGGCACCGTCACCTCCTGCGGACTGCAGGAGCTGGAAGCGGTATTCCTCCCTGACCTGCAGCAGCCCTGA
- a CDS encoding GTP-binding protein has translation MEQSLPVYILSGFLGSGKTTLLQRLLAHWKSQGLRPAVIMNELGEVNLDGLLVEQSVPMAEMLGGCICCTSRGDLSTELATLVKKEAPDVVVIEATGAANPLEIVDAVTETSLYQQVELKGLITVVDTAHLLELYLSQQGATYRLMQEQIRCASVLILNKTDRVSAEEAVEISEVLRKWNAYAEILPAVRCELDPEKLLSTLGGVHTEDRSAAGTDAGVRQAEEAEQAGGEGRLHASHDHVMAYTHYFQNPVNSEEFERFVKDLPRDVYRAKGIVAFSDTSSRFLFQYAYREADFMKITPQGDVPDVAVFIGEHFSSGNLRTELLRLEKRLPARPSAVKRSL, from the coding sequence TTGGAACAATCATTACCGGTATATATATTGTCGGGGTTTCTCGGCAGCGGCAAGACTACACTCCTGCAGCGGCTGCTTGCGCACTGGAAATCACAAGGCCTCCGGCCGGCAGTCATTATGAATGAGCTTGGGGAAGTGAATCTGGATGGCCTGCTCGTGGAGCAGTCTGTGCCGATGGCGGAGATGCTGGGCGGTTGTATCTGCTGCACGAGCCGCGGGGATTTAAGCACAGAGCTGGCTACTCTGGTTAAAAAAGAAGCGCCGGATGTTGTCGTCATTGAAGCAACCGGCGCAGCTAATCCGCTGGAGATTGTCGATGCAGTGACCGAAACATCGCTGTACCAGCAGGTGGAGCTGAAAGGCCTGATTACCGTCGTGGATACCGCCCATCTGCTGGAGCTGTACCTTTCACAGCAAGGCGCTACGTACCGTCTGATGCAGGAGCAGATCCGCTGCGCCTCTGTGCTGATTCTGAATAAAACCGACCGGGTATCAGCTGAAGAAGCGGTGGAAATCTCGGAGGTGCTGCGCAAGTGGAATGCCTACGCAGAGATTCTGCCGGCTGTGCGCTGTGAGCTGGATCCGGAGAAGCTGCTCAGTACACTGGGAGGCGTTCATACAGAGGACCGCTCTGCTGCCGGGACTGATGCGGGAGTACGGCAGGCGGAGGAAGCAGAACAAGCAGGCGGGGAAGGACGGCTGCATGCTTCGCATGACCATGTGATGGCGTATACACATTATTTTCAGAATCCGGTGAACAGCGAGGAATTTGAACGGTTCGTTAAAGACCTGCCGCGCGATGTCTACCGGGCTAAGGGAATCGTGGCTTTTAGCGATACATCCAGCCGGTTTCTGTTTCAGTATGCGTACAGGGAAGCGGATTTTATGAAGATCACCCCGCAGGGCGACGTGCCCGATGTGGCTGTTTTTATCGGTGAACATTTCTCATCCGGCAATCTGCGCACAGAGCTGCTGCGGCTGGAGAAACGCCTGCCTGCCAGACCTTCTGCCGTCAAAAGAAGCTTGTAG
- a CDS encoding ADP-heptose synthase, giving the protein MPKKFVTEAVMIAIYGQLLVPRSPVEYIVPYTTIMELYELRDSDEPVMSHPDDDRQVKLRIRELISYFEEPLNSKKINRALNVPWAKSPAILLGGQAQLTIINSIDNASYGESFDPIETELLLTSQREKVPVLTDQFELIQRIIEGSVPVQVFDIDDFEFAMEEETFRSSH; this is encoded by the coding sequence ATGCCAAAGAAATTTGTGACGGAAGCCGTCATGATTGCTATATACGGCCAGCTGCTTGTTCCGCGAAGCCCTGTAGAATATATTGTGCCTTATACCACGATTATGGAATTATATGAGCTGCGCGACAGTGATGAGCCGGTGATGAGCCATCCCGATGATGACCGGCAGGTCAAGCTCCGGATCCGCGAGCTGATCAGTTATTTCGAGGAGCCGCTCAATTCCAAGAAGATCAACCGTGCCCTCAATGTGCCCTGGGCCAAAAGCCCGGCTATTCTGCTCGGCGGTCAAGCGCAGCTGACGATTATCAACAGTATCGATAACGCCTCTTACGGCGAATCGTTTGATCCGATTGAGACGGAGCTGCTCCTCACCTCCCAGCGGGAAAAGGTGCCGGTGCTGACGGACCAGTTCGAGCTGATCCAGCGCATTATCGAGGGCAGCGTCCCGGTCCAGGTATTCGATATCGATGATTTCGAATTTGCGATGGAGGAAGAGACCTTCCGCAGCTCGCATTAG
- a CDS encoding ABC transporter ATP-binding protein, producing MTQSTGKRLLQYALTAKKTFIAALLLLTIGVAAELAGPFIAKSMIDNHLLAIEKPYFQTASHEEAAEYNNTYYKRGDRFAEDEAKGQEVRLLQAGRSFYFINEAVAQPEGERSFTDGKLHIRYGEQETVYPAVKLSADQLFSFYKPELPGIYELVALYAMFLVISIIAEFGKTYWLQSSANQVIRKLRTDVYAHIQRLPVHFFDNLPAGKVVSRVTNDTEAVKDLFIAVLSNFATGIINITGVYVALFLLDVKLGLVSLFIVPVIIIWIVLYRKVATKYNTIIRSRLSEINAIINESIQGMSIIRIFRRQKQSSAEFEQLNDDYLKYQNKMLNLNAFTSHNLVNSLRSLSFVLVLWYFGFGSLDGSTFVSLGVLYAFVDVLGRMFQPITGMVNQLANLDSSMVSAGRVFTLMDEPGEPVTDGSMPRYKGEVVFKDVSFAYKKDYVLRDISFEARPGETVALVGHTGSGKSSIINLLFRFYDPQTGSITIDGQEVKGLPKQWLRSHMGIVLQDPYLFTGTIASNVSLGDERISRQRVERALREVGADKLLAHLPKGFDEPVIEKGSTLSAGQRQLISFARALSFDPAILILDEATSNIDTETESIIQEALEVLKKGRTTFIIAHRLSTIRSADQILVLHRGEIVERGSHDELMAMGGRYFRMYQLQLGAGAGNGAVEPAAASSFTGGVLRPSTEQL from the coding sequence TTGACACAGAGTACAGGCAAACGTCTGCTGCAGTACGCACTGACTGCCAAAAAAACCTTTATCGCCGCCCTTCTGCTCCTTACGATCGGGGTAGCGGCTGAGCTGGCCGGGCCGTTCATTGCCAAAAGCATGATCGACAATCACCTGCTCGCCATTGAAAAGCCTTATTTCCAGACGGCTTCGCATGAAGAAGCGGCTGAATATAACAATACCTATTACAAACGCGGTGACCGGTTTGCCGAAGATGAAGCAAAGGGCCAGGAGGTCCGCCTGCTTCAGGCCGGCAGAAGCTTCTATTTCATCAATGAAGCTGTGGCGCAGCCGGAAGGTGAACGAAGCTTCACTGACGGGAAGCTGCATATCCGTTACGGAGAACAGGAAACGGTCTATCCGGCCGTGAAGCTGTCAGCGGATCAGCTGTTTTCATTCTACAAGCCGGAGCTTCCCGGTATTTATGAGCTGGTAGCCCTGTATGCCATGTTCCTTGTGATCTCCATAATTGCGGAGTTCGGTAAAACCTACTGGCTGCAATCTTCAGCAAATCAAGTAATCCGTAAGCTCCGGACCGATGTGTATGCCCATATCCAGCGGCTGCCGGTGCATTTCTTCGATAATCTGCCGGCGGGTAAGGTTGTCTCGCGGGTAACCAATGATACCGAGGCCGTGAAAGACCTGTTCATTGCGGTTCTCTCCAATTTTGCTACAGGGATTATTAATATTACCGGTGTCTATGTCGCACTCTTCCTGCTGGATGTGAAGCTGGGCCTCGTAAGCTTGTTCATCGTGCCGGTTATCATCATCTGGATCGTGCTCTACCGCAAGGTGGCAACCAAGTATAATACGATCATCCGCTCGCGTCTGAGCGAGATCAATGCCATTATTAACGAATCGATTCAGGGGATGTCGATCATCCGGATTTTCCGCCGCCAGAAGCAGAGCAGCGCTGAATTCGAGCAGCTGAATGATGACTATCTGAAATACCAGAATAAAATGCTGAACCTGAATGCCTTCACCTCCCACAACCTTGTGAACTCCCTGCGCAGCCTCTCCTTCGTACTCGTATTGTGGTACTTCGGCTTCGGCAGTCTGGACGGTTCAACCTTCGTTTCGCTCGGCGTGCTGTATGCTTTCGTCGACGTACTGGGACGGATGTTCCAGCCGATCACAGGGATGGTCAATCAACTCGCCAACCTGGACAGCTCGATGGTCTCTGCCGGACGCGTCTTCACGCTGATGGATGAGCCTGGGGAACCGGTAACCGATGGCTCCATGCCCCGCTATAAGGGCGAAGTCGTATTCAAGGATGTGTCTTTCGCTTATAAAAAGGACTACGTTCTGCGCGATATCTCCTTCGAGGCGCGTCCGGGCGAAACAGTTGCGCTTGTCGGCCATACCGGTTCAGGGAAAAGCTCCATCATCAACCTGCTCTTCCGTTTCTATGATCCGCAAACCGGAAGCATTACCATTGACGGGCAAGAGGTCAAGGGGCTGCCGAAGCAATGGCTGCGCAGTCATATGGGCATTGTACTGCAGGACCCTTATCTCTTCACCGGAACCATCGCCTCCAATGTCAGCCTTGGCGATGAACGCATCTCCCGGCAGCGGGTAGAACGGGCCTTGCGTGAAGTCGGTGCCGACAAGCTGCTGGCTCACCTGCCTAAAGGCTTTGACGAGCCGGTCATCGAAAAGGGCAGCACATTGTCCGCCGGTCAGCGTCAGCTGATCTCGTTCGCGCGGGCGCTATCCTTCGATCCGGCAATTCTGATTCTGGATGAAGCGACCTCGAACATCGATACCGAGACCGAGAGTATCATCCAGGAGGCGCTTGAAGTGCTGAAAAAGGGCCGGACGACCTTCATCATCGCCCACCGCTTATCCACCATCCGCAGCGCAGACCAGATTCTGGTCCTGCACCGCGGGGAAATTGTGGAACGCGGCAGCCATGATGAGCTTATGGCCATGGGCGGGCGTTACTTCCGGATGTATCAGCTCCAGCTTGGAGCCGGCGCCGGAAACGGTGCAGTGGAACCCGCTGCCGCTTCCTCCTTCACAGGCGGAGTGCTGCGCCCGTCAACAGAGCAGCTGTAA
- a CDS encoding four-helix bundle copper-binding protein: MTRIQYQECIDACIKCMDACNYSYVSSLKQYDLAALRESIQLDRECADMCSFAIQAMTRQSPFVVEILRLCADICERCADTSSRQSLAHCRDCIDACRSAAMACRLVSGVASVYA, translated from the coding sequence ATGACCCGAATTCAATATCAGGAATGCATTGACGCTTGTATCAAATGTATGGATGCCTGTAACTACAGCTATGTCTCAAGCCTGAAACAATATGATCTGGCTGCCCTCCGGGAGAGCATCCAGCTGGACCGTGAGTGCGCTGACATGTGCTCCTTCGCTATCCAGGCCATGACGCGCCAAAGTCCGTTCGTGGTGGAAATCCTCCGTTTATGTGCAGATATCTGTGAACGGTGCGCTGATACGAGCAGCCGTCAATCCCTTGCCCATTGCCGGGACTGTATCGATGCCTGCCGCAGTGCTGCAATGGCCTGCCGGCTGGTAAGCGGTGTTGCCAGCGTATATGCCTAG
- a CDS encoding ABC transporter ATP-binding protein: MILQSTDQRMLPAEDNNVPPLITLTRGSKLYGGRPVLNEVSLRITSGTATALVGRNGSGKSTLLAVLAGLLKPSSGKLEYGNRRLTIGYAPEAFPGQKLTAEEYLHFMGRMAGLAPAAAEERISALLDSFKLEAARSRQMAGFSKGMLQKINLIQSLLARPQLLLLDEPMSGLDLPAQETLVEQLLGLKGEGSALIFSVHEPETVEALADTVHVLQEGQIIRTIHGNEKLRTIPAVHITFKGLSQAEHKEVLRMPGIGSVQPMPDYAEEECTLLIAEQAVSDACLKQILAAGGSIISVERSGGTIDLAKWMDPKATAGRGAE, from the coding sequence ATGATCCTTCAAAGTACAGACCAGAGAATGCTGCCGGCAGAGGATAATAATGTACCGCCTTTAATAACACTAACCCGGGGGAGCAAGCTGTACGGCGGCCGTCCGGTTCTAAATGAAGTATCCCTGCGGATTACCTCAGGGACAGCCACGGCATTAGTCGGCCGGAACGGTTCAGGCAAGAGCACGCTGCTTGCAGTTCTGGCCGGACTGCTGAAGCCGTCCTCCGGCAAGCTGGAATATGGCAACCGGAGGTTAACCATCGGGTACGCGCCTGAAGCCTTTCCGGGTCAGAAATTAACAGCGGAAGAATACCTGCATTTCATGGGCCGGATGGCGGGACTGGCTCCGGCAGCTGCTGAAGAACGGATTAGCGCACTGCTGGACAGCTTCAAGCTGGAAGCAGCCCGCAGCCGCCAGATGGCCGGATTCTCGAAGGGAATGCTGCAGAAGATTAACCTGATTCAGAGTCTGCTGGCCCGCCCGCAGCTTCTGCTGCTTGATGAGCCGATGTCGGGGCTTGATCTTCCGGCTCAGGAGACCCTTGTGGAGCAGCTGCTGGGGCTGAAGGGAGAAGGCAGTGCGCTGATCTTCTCGGTCCATGAGCCGGAGACGGTGGAGGCGCTGGCTGATACGGTGCATGTCTTGCAGGAAGGGCAGATTATCCGGACCATTCATGGTAATGAGAAGCTGCGGACGATTCCTGCGGTGCACATCACATTTAAGGGTCTTTCACAGGCCGAACACAAGGAAGTGCTGAGAATGCCGGGAATCGGCTCGGTGCAGCCTATGCCGGACTATGCAGAAGAAGAGTGTACATTATTAATTGCGGAACAGGCGGTGTCGGATGCTTGCCTGAAGCAAATACTGGCGGCCGGAGGTTCCATAATCAGCGTTGAACGTTCAGGCGGCACTATTGATTTGGCCAAATGGATGGACCCGAAGGCAACGGCTGGAAGGGGTGCGGAATGA